From a single Adhaeribacter swui genomic region:
- a CDS encoding phytoene desaturase family protein: MSGKKVVVIGSGFASLAAATSLAANGFTVDVLEKNSTPGGRARSFTQDGFTFDMGPSWYWMPDVFEQYFKKFNKSTADYYQLVRLDPSYTIIFGPDDFMPVPAQMSQLNYLFESLEAGSSQALQKFLAEAAYKYQVGINNLVYKPSRNVSEFLNFKLLLDVFRLDVFQSIHTHLRKYFQHEKLLKLLEFPILFLGALPENTPALYSLMNYADISLGTWYPMGGMYQIVAGMVALAQEKGVTFHYNQEVKQIHVEENQVKTLETQSGIFKADVVVAGADYHHVEQNLLSPEYRTYSPEYWENRVMAPSSLIFYLGINKRLEQLTHHNLFFDEDFKPHAREIYETPKWPEKPLFYVSVPSQSDSSVAPPGCENLFILIPVAPGLEDNETIREYYYHLVMERLEKLTKQRIRDAVVVKRSYAHADFIRDYHAFKGNAYGLANTLRQTAILKPGLKSKKVKNLFYTGQLTVPGPGVPPSLISGQVVAEEIRKEFSAI, encoded by the coding sequence ACCCAGGATGGTTTTACCTTTGATATGGGGCCGAGCTGGTACTGGATGCCCGACGTTTTTGAGCAATATTTTAAAAAATTTAATAAGTCTACCGCGGACTACTACCAACTTGTTCGACTAGATCCTTCTTATACAATTATTTTTGGGCCGGACGACTTTATGCCGGTTCCGGCCCAAATGTCTCAATTAAACTATTTATTTGAATCGTTAGAGGCAGGCAGCAGCCAAGCTTTACAAAAGTTTTTAGCCGAAGCCGCTTATAAATACCAGGTAGGTATAAACAATCTGGTTTACAAACCCAGCCGCAACGTAAGCGAATTTTTAAATTTTAAATTATTGCTGGATGTATTTCGGTTGGATGTTTTTCAATCGATTCACACGCACCTGCGGAAGTACTTTCAGCACGAAAAATTATTAAAATTACTGGAGTTCCCGATTCTTTTTCTGGGCGCTTTACCCGAAAATACCCCGGCGCTGTATTCTTTAATGAACTACGCCGATATAAGTTTAGGTACCTGGTACCCTATGGGCGGCATGTACCAAATTGTAGCCGGCATGGTGGCCCTGGCTCAGGAAAAAGGAGTAACTTTTCATTATAATCAGGAAGTTAAGCAAATTCATGTTGAGGAAAACCAGGTAAAAACCCTGGAAACCCAAAGTGGTATTTTTAAGGCCGATGTGGTAGTAGCAGGGGCCGATTACCACCACGTAGAACAAAATTTACTTTCGCCGGAATACCGGACGTATTCGCCGGAATATTGGGAGAATCGGGTAATGGCCCCATCTTCGCTGATCTTTTACTTAGGCATTAACAAACGTTTAGAACAATTAACCCATCACAATCTATTTTTCGACGAGGATTTTAAACCGCATGCCCGGGAAATATACGAAACGCCCAAATGGCCGGAAAAACCCTTGTTTTACGTATCGGTGCCAAGCCAATCCGATAGTTCGGTAGCCCCGCCGGGTTGCGAAAATCTGTTTATTTTAATTCCGGTAGCTCCGGGCTTAGAAGATAACGAAACCATCCGGGAGTATTATTACCACCTGGTAATGGAGCGGCTCGAAAAATTAACTAAACAGCGCATCCGGGACGCCGTTGTGGTAAAACGCAGCTACGCGCACGCCGACTTTATCCGCGACTACCATGCGTTTAAAGGCAATGCTTATGGTTTAGCAAACACCTTACGGCAAACTGCCATCCTGAAACCTGGATTAAAGAGTAAAAAAGTAAAAAACCTTTTTTATACCGGGCAGTTAACCGTACCCGGTCCGGGAGTACCGCCTTCTTTAATTTCGGGCCAGGTAGTAGCCGAAGAAATACGTAAAGAATTTAGTGCCATATAA
- a CDS encoding phytoene/squalene synthase family protein, whose protein sequence is MELFDLTSYKCSRLVTQHYSTSFTLGIKTLDKKFHYPIYAIYGFVRYADEIVDTFHEHDKAALLQEFKECTYKAIATKISLNPILHAFQLVVHQYDIDHEFIEAFLHSMEMDLQGKRYDKDLYDEYIYGSAEVVGLMCLRVFCEGDRELFDRLKAPARSLGSAFQKVNFLRDMKSDYQERGRVYFPKIDFQCFDNGCKKEIEEDILKDFKLAYEGILKLPRSSRMGVYLAYIYYLKLFKKIQHLPAARILSERVRVPDNTKIALLLGSYVKYRLNTI, encoded by the coding sequence ATGGAATTGTTCGATCTAACGAGTTATAAATGCAGCCGGCTGGTTACCCAGCATTACAGTACATCTTTTACTCTGGGCATTAAAACGCTGGATAAAAAATTCCACTATCCCATTTACGCCATTTACGGGTTTGTACGCTACGCCGACGAGATTGTAGATACTTTCCATGAGCACGATAAAGCCGCTTTACTTCAGGAGTTTAAAGAATGCACGTACAAAGCCATTGCTACCAAAATAAGCTTAAATCCTATTCTGCACGCTTTTCAGTTGGTGGTGCACCAATATGATATCGATCACGAGTTTATCGAAGCCTTTTTGCATAGCATGGAAATGGACTTGCAAGGCAAACGCTACGATAAAGATTTATACGACGAATACATTTATGGCTCCGCGGAAGTAGTGGGGTTAATGTGCCTGCGGGTATTTTGCGAAGGCGACCGGGAGTTATTTGACCGCTTAAAAGCACCGGCGCGTAGTTTAGGATCAGCATTTCAGAAGGTAAACTTTTTGCGCGACATGAAGAGCGATTACCAGGAGCGGGGCCGGGTTTACTTTCCCAAAATCGATTTCCAGTGTTTCGATAATGGCTGCAAAAAAGAAATTGAAGAAGATATTTTAAAAGATTTTAAACTGGCCTACGAAGGCATTTTAAAATTACCGCGCTCCTCGCGCATGGGCGTTTATCTGGCTTATATCTATTATTTAAAATTATTTAAAAAAATACAGCATTTACCGGCCGCCCGAATTTTGTCTGAACGCGTAAGAGTACCAGATAACACTAAAATAGCGTTATTATTGGGTTCATACGTTAAATACAGGCTAAATACCATCTGA
- a CDS encoding lycopene cyclase domain-containing protein, with protein sequence MYIYLYLNIFTILFPFLLSFDKRVQFYKTWKYLFPAMFINALFFIIWDAIFTHHGVWGFNDKYLVGIYLYNLPLEEVLFFITVPYACVFIYECLNVYVKEDYLQAGSLVASIILAIFIILVGLLHLRQLYTSVTFLLLPVIMLVHYRLFRDKLLGRFYLAYLVHLIPFLLVNGVLTALPVVWYDNGHNLGIRLTTIPIEDTMYSMTMLLITITAYEYFRRHPKQNLPATNFV encoded by the coding sequence ATGTATATTTACCTGTATTTAAATATTTTTACCATTTTGTTTCCCTTTCTGCTTTCGTTTGATAAGCGGGTGCAATTCTATAAAACCTGGAAATACCTGTTTCCGGCCATGTTTATTAATGCTTTATTTTTTATAATCTGGGATGCCATATTTACGCATCATGGGGTGTGGGGCTTTAACGATAAATACTTAGTGGGTATTTACCTGTATAATTTGCCTTTGGAAGAAGTATTATTTTTTATAACGGTACCCTATGCCTGCGTTTTTATTTACGAATGCCTGAATGTGTACGTGAAGGAGGATTATTTACAAGCTGGTTCGCTGGTAGCCTCTATTATTCTGGCCATCTTTATTATCTTGGTAGGGCTGCTGCATTTGCGGCAACTGTATACGTCGGTCACGTTTTTGTTACTGCCGGTTATTATGCTGGTTCATTACCGGTTGTTCCGCGATAAATTACTCGGCAGGTTTTATTTGGCTTACCTGGTGCATTTAATCCCGTTTTTGTTGGTGAATGGTGTACTCACAGCTTTGCCCGTTGTTTGGTACGACAACGGCCATAACCTAGGGATCAGATTGACCACAATTCCTATCGAGGATACCATGTATTCCATGACTATGTTGCTGATTACCATTACGGCTTACGAATATTTCCGACGCCACCCAAAACAAAACCTTCCGGCTACAAATTTTGTTTAA
- a CDS encoding 4-hydroxy-3-methylbut-2-enyl diphosphate reductase produces the protein MLQLRVHIDPNSGFCFGVIYAIQMAEDILDEQGYLYCLGDIVHNDEEIQRLEKRGLRIINHEQLKELRNEHVLIRAHGEPPSTYQMALANNLNLIDASCPVVLKLQNRIKTSYDKNEKIFIYGKHGHAEVLGLLGQTNNDAVVFENIEELLQNELPANITLYSQTTKSTNNFYKIKDLLESKGYQVNANDTICRQVSNRDQELRKFAGQFDKIVFVSGTKSSNGKVLYQVCKDTNPNTFFISKVEDLDPTWFNANETVGICGATSTPMWLMEEVQKALLAY, from the coding sequence ATGTTACAGTTGCGCGTTCATATCGACCCTAATTCCGGCTTTTGCTTCGGAGTAATTTACGCTATCCAAATGGCGGAAGATATTCTGGATGAGCAAGGCTATTTGTATTGTTTAGGCGATATCGTGCACAACGACGAAGAAATTCAGCGTCTGGAAAAACGGGGTTTACGCATTATTAATCACGAGCAGTTAAAAGAATTACGCAACGAGCATGTGCTCATCCGGGCTCACGGCGAACCGCCGAGCACCTACCAAATGGCTTTGGCTAATAACTTAAATTTGATTGATGCCTCGTGCCCGGTAGTTTTAAAATTGCAAAACCGGATTAAAACTTCGTACGATAAAAACGAAAAAATCTTTATTTATGGTAAACACGGGCACGCCGAAGTTTTAGGTTTGCTGGGTCAAACCAATAATGATGCGGTAGTTTTTGAGAATATAGAGGAGTTGCTGCAAAACGAGTTGCCCGCCAACATTACCCTGTATAGCCAAACAACCAAAAGCACCAACAATTTTTATAAAATCAAAGATTTGCTCGAAAGCAAAGGGTACCAGGTAAACGCCAACGATACCATTTGCCGCCAGGTAAGTAACCGCGACCAGGAATTACGGAAGTTTGCTGGTCAGTTTGATAAAATTGTGTTTGTGTCGGGTACCAAGTCATCAAATGGTAAAGTGCTTTACCAGGTATGTAAAGACACCAATCCCAATACTTTTTTTATCTCGAAGGTAGAAGATCTGGACCCAACCTGGTTTAACGCCAACGAAACTGTAGGTATTTGCGGTGCTACTTCCACGCCCATGTGGCTCATGGAAGAGGTGCAAAAAGCATTGTTGGCTTACTAA
- a CDS encoding fatty acid desaturase, with amino-acid sequence MQQPFFKKHRGVIIAFLIILLWFTSLAVLLQLQVNWASLITYLFVLLQTHLYTGLFITAHDAMHGVVSGNKKLNKTIGVITAGLFAYNSFYRLLPRHHAHHHHVATDLDPDYHGGNFLAWYYSFLKQYITWWQILLMAITFNVLKFFFPVENVVLFWMIPAIVATFQLFYYGTYLPHRGEHEPDNKHKSRTQSKNHLWAFVSCYFFGYHYEHHDKPYVPWWQLYKVKT; translated from the coding sequence ATGCAACAGCCATTTTTTAAAAAACACCGGGGCGTTATCATTGCCTTTCTGATTATTTTGCTTTGGTTTACCAGTTTAGCGGTTTTATTGCAGCTACAAGTAAACTGGGCTTCACTGATAACTTACCTGTTTGTATTACTGCAAACGCACCTCTATACGGGTTTATTTATTACGGCCCACGATGCCATGCATGGCGTAGTATCGGGCAATAAAAAGCTGAACAAAACCATTGGCGTTATTACGGCAGGCTTATTTGCTTATAACAGCTTTTATCGTTTGCTGCCCCGCCATCATGCCCACCATCACCACGTAGCTACCGACTTGGACCCGGATTACCACGGGGGTAACTTTTTGGCCTGGTATTACTCTTTTCTAAAGCAATACATTACCTGGTGGCAAATTTTGCTGATGGCCATTACTTTTAATGTACTGAAATTCTTCTTCCCGGTGGAGAATGTAGTTTTATTCTGGATGATTCCGGCTATTGTGGCTACGTTTCAGTTATTTTATTATGGTACTTACTTGCCGCACCGTGGCGAGCACGAACCCGATAACAAACATAAATCGCGCACCCAATCTAAAAACCACCTCTGGGCTTTTGTAAGTTGTTATTTTTTTGGTTACCACTACGAGCACCACGACAAACCTTACGTACCCTGGTGGCAACTCTACAAAGTTAAAACCTGA
- a CDS encoding heavy-metal-associated domain-containing protein — MKTIKSILTIVALLGFTFSGQAQDKNPEEIKIKTSSVCNMCKKTIEKSMAYEKGVKSAILDVDSQVLTVAFFPSKTNPDKLRKAVTLTGYDADQVPANERAYNKLEDCCKKDKGIHKN; from the coding sequence ATGAAAACTATAAAATCAATTTTAACTATTGTTGCCCTGCTAGGTTTTACTTTTTCCGGCCAAGCTCAGGACAAAAATCCCGAAGAGATTAAAATTAAAACTTCTTCGGTGTGTAACATGTGTAAGAAAACGATTGAAAAATCCATGGCTTACGAAAAAGGCGTTAAATCGGCCATTCTGGACGTAGACTCGCAGGTATTAACCGTAGCATTTTTCCCGAGCAAAACCAATCCGGATAAATTACGCAAAGCCGTTACCTTAACCGGCTACGATGCTGATCAGGTACCCGCCAACGAACGGGCTTATAACAAACTGGAAGATTGCTGCAAAAAAGACAAAGGCATCCACAAAAATTGA
- a CDS encoding TonB-dependent receptor has protein sequence MKSTYWFSGFILLGLLLFKNNYLLAQTITGHVYEKVNGQNSPLIGASVYWPNNAAGTVTNDKGFFTLALPSDSTAASTHLIVSYIGYQSDTVAVEPNVPVNVVLQKSRTLNEVTVIGKTERFSALTPTHTQIITAKDLTKSACCNLAESFETNASVEVTTSDAVSGARQIQMLGLDGAYTLLTTDNIPNLRGLATPYRLNYLSGTYIESIDIIKGMGSVINGYESISGQVNVRLKEPEKTDRLLVNLYGNSLAKFDGNVNFSTNLTKKLSTVLMFHTDHIGNRVDRNHDRFLDLPLSTQYNVFNKWKYLSGKNVVSEVGIQALQEDRLGGQVDYQKGQAEAGSQANYGIESNTKRLQAYNKTSYTFPGKPYQSIGVIVSGTRHQFHSIYRQRQYNGEQNSLLARLLFQSIFGNTQHTYKAGLDYQRDDYQEQLSIQNFNRKESVPGAFFEYVYQDNQNLTIVAGARYNYHNLYGSVFTPRLNFKYDFTPNSIFRVAAGQGFRVANPIAENSGSLVSSRAFIFNEKLQPEKAWNVGGSFTQYFTIGTRKGTFVTDYYYTRFRNQVVADMYSNPNAVIFSNLQGKSFSKSFQTEVQLEVAPGLDLKAAYKYFDVRTTYNNNLLNKPFNPKHRFFVNAAFATPFDKWRVDLTTQWFGLRPVPTTEHTHPGSAQEVKYSERYYVLNGQVTRAFKRFELYAGGENLLNFKQANPIIDAGNPFGNNFDASMVWGPIVGRVIYGGLRFKIE, from the coding sequence ATGAAATCTACCTATTGGTTCTCAGGTTTTATCCTCCTGGGGCTCCTTTTATTCAAAAATAACTACTTATTAGCTCAAACTATAACTGGTCACGTTTATGAAAAAGTAAATGGCCAGAACTCCCCGCTCATCGGAGCTTCGGTTTACTGGCCAAACAACGCGGCTGGTACTGTTACCAACGACAAAGGTTTTTTTACTTTAGCTTTACCTAGCGATAGTACGGCGGCATCTACCCACCTTATTGTCAGTTATATTGGCTACCAATCCGATACAGTAGCAGTAGAGCCGAATGTACCCGTAAACGTTGTTCTGCAGAAATCCAGAACGTTAAACGAAGTTACAGTAATTGGTAAAACTGAGCGATTTTCGGCGCTTACACCTACGCACACCCAAATTATCACGGCTAAAGACTTAACGAAATCGGCGTGCTGCAACCTGGCCGAAAGCTTTGAAACCAATGCCTCTGTGGAAGTTACCACCTCCGATGCCGTTTCGGGCGCCCGTCAGATCCAGATGCTGGGTCTGGATGGCGCTTACACTTTACTAACTACTGATAATATCCCGAACCTGCGGGGTTTGGCTACTCCGTACCGCTTAAACTATCTTTCGGGCACTTACATCGAATCTATTGATATTATTAAAGGCATGGGCTCGGTAATAAATGGTTACGAATCTATTTCGGGGCAGGTGAACGTGCGCTTGAAAGAACCCGAAAAAACAGACCGTTTATTAGTGAACCTGTATGGAAACAGCTTGGCTAAATTCGACGGGAATGTTAACTTTTCAACTAACCTTACTAAAAAGCTAAGTACCGTACTCATGTTCCACACGGACCATATTGGCAACCGAGTAGACCGCAACCATGACCGCTTTTTAGATTTGCCTTTAAGTACGCAATACAACGTTTTTAATAAATGGAAATACTTAAGCGGCAAAAATGTGGTATCGGAAGTAGGTATTCAGGCTTTACAAGAAGACCGTTTAGGCGGCCAGGTTGATTACCAAAAAGGCCAGGCTGAAGCAGGATCGCAGGCAAATTACGGCATCGAATCGAATACCAAACGGTTGCAGGCGTACAATAAAACTTCTTATACTTTTCCGGGCAAGCCTTACCAAAGCATTGGAGTTATAGTATCGGGCACGCGGCATCAGTTTCATTCGATTTACAGGCAGCGCCAATACAACGGAGAGCAAAATAGTTTACTGGCCCGGTTACTTTTTCAATCTATTTTCGGCAATACCCAGCATACCTACAAAGCCGGATTAGATTACCAACGAGACGACTATCAGGAACAACTCTCGATACAAAACTTTAACCGGAAAGAATCGGTGCCTGGCGCATTTTTCGAGTACGTTTACCAGGATAACCAAAACCTGACCATTGTGGCCGGAGCCCGGTACAACTACCATAACTTGTACGGTTCGGTATTTACTCCGCGGTTAAACTTTAAATACGACTTTACTCCCAACAGTATTTTCCGGGTAGCTGCTGGTCAAGGATTTAGGGTAGCTAATCCTATTGCCGAAAATTCCGGTTCCCTGGTCAGTTCCCGCGCATTTATATTCAACGAAAAATTACAACCCGAAAAAGCCTGGAATGTGGGCGGCTCCTTTACGCAGTACTTTACCATAGGCACCCGGAAGGGCACGTTTGTAACCGACTATTACTATACCCGTTTCCGAAACCAGGTAGTAGCGGACATGTACTCCAATCCCAATGCGGTAATCTTCAGCAACCTGCAAGGCAAATCCTTTTCAAAAAGCTTTCAAACCGAAGTTCAGTTAGAAGTAGCGCCTGGTTTGGACCTCAAAGCAGCTTATAAGTACTTCGATGTAAGAACCACCTACAATAACAACCTACTGAATAAACCTTTTAACCCGAAACATCGCTTTTTTGTAAATGCAGCTTTTGCCACGCCTTTTGATAAATGGCGGGTTGATTTAACTACGCAGTGGTTTGGCTTACGCCCGGTGCCCACTACAGAACACACGCACCCAGGTTCGGCGCAGGAGGTAAAATATTCAGAAAGGTATTACGTATTAAATGGTCAGGTTACCCGGGCATTTAAGCGGTTTGAACTATACGCCGGCGGCGAAAACTTACTGAACTTTAAGCAAGCTAATCCGATTATAGATGCAGGAAATCCGTTTGGCAACAATTTTGACGCCAGTATGGTTTGGGGTCCGATTGTAGGCCGGGTAATTTACGGTGGCCTCCGGTTTAAGATTGAGTAA
- the mraZ gene encoding division/cell wall cluster transcriptional repressor MraZ, with the protein MNFLSGEYECKLDPKGRLVLPAKIKANLPEESGNHVVLTRGFEPCLVLYPKQEWKKIYDRVAGLNEFNEEYRHFQRNFFRGNTEIELDNTGRFILPRTMVRYAEIDKDAIVVGLGNRVEIWNPDKYEEFLIKDQESFSQLAQKFLGDQPLNPVVE; encoded by the coding sequence ATGAACTTTCTCTCCGGTGAATACGAGTGCAAGCTGGATCCGAAAGGAAGGTTGGTTTTACCTGCAAAGATTAAAGCCAATCTACCGGAGGAGTCGGGCAATCACGTGGTATTAACCCGTGGGTTCGAGCCATGCCTGGTGCTGTATCCCAAGCAGGAGTGGAAGAAAATTTACGATCGGGTAGCGGGCCTGAACGAGTTTAATGAGGAATACCGGCACTTTCAACGGAATTTTTTTCGGGGAAATACCGAGATTGAACTAGATAATACCGGCCGTTTTATTTTGCCGCGCACCATGGTGCGTTACGCCGAAATAGACAAAGACGCAATTGTAGTGGGTTTAGGCAACCGGGTAGAAATCTGGAATCCGGATAAGTATGAGGAGTTCCTGATAAAAGATCAGGAAAGTTTTTCGCAGCTGGCGCAAAAGTTTTTAGGTGACCAGCCTTTAAATCCTGTAGTAGAATAA
- the rsmH gene encoding 16S rRNA (cytosine(1402)-N(4))-methyltransferase RsmH → MTYHVPVLLPESVEALAIKPGGTYVDVTFGGGGHSQYILNKLSDGARLFGFDQDKDAEQQAQAIANPAFTFVKANFRYLKKYLRLYGVKEVDGILADLGVSSHQFNVPERGFSTRFDGPLDMRMDPEAPLSAQQVLETYSEEELHRIFGMYGEVKNARTLARQIVMARSSQSMETIADFKKIIASLIPRGKENKYLAQVFQALRIEVNDELKALEEMLEQAAAVLKPGGRLVVISYHSLEDRLVKNFIAKGKFFGEVEKDLFGNEIKPLESVIRKPIVPSDKELQENNRSRSAKLRVAQKL, encoded by the coding sequence ATGACGTATCATGTTCCTGTTTTATTACCGGAGTCTGTAGAAGCGCTGGCTATAAAGCCCGGTGGTACCTACGTGGATGTTACTTTTGGTGGTGGTGGACACTCCCAGTATATATTAAATAAACTCTCGGATGGCGCCCGGTTATTTGGTTTTGACCAGGATAAGGATGCGGAGCAGCAGGCGCAAGCAATAGCAAACCCGGCTTTTACTTTTGTGAAAGCTAACTTTCGCTATTTAAAAAAATACTTACGGTTGTACGGGGTTAAAGAGGTAGATGGCATTCTGGCCGATCTGGGCGTATCGTCGCACCAGTTTAACGTGCCGGAACGCGGTTTTTCTACTCGGTTTGATGGTCCATTGGATATGCGCATGGACCCGGAGGCTCCTTTGTCGGCGCAGCAGGTTTTAGAAACCTACTCCGAAGAAGAGCTGCACCGGATATTTGGCATGTACGGCGAAGTAAAGAATGCCCGCACCCTGGCCCGGCAAATAGTCATGGCCCGGAGCAGCCAGAGTATGGAAACCATCGCGGATTTTAAAAAAATAATCGCCAGCCTGATTCCGCGCGGGAAAGAAAACAAGTACCTGGCGCAGGTTTTTCAGGCTTTGCGCATCGAAGTAAACGATGAATTAAAAGCGCTGGAAGAAATGCTGGAACAAGCCGCGGCCGTGTTAAAGCCCGGCGGGCGCTTGGTGGTTATTTCGTACCATTCGCTGGAAGACCGGCTGGTGAAAAATTTTATTGCCAAAGGAAAGTTTTTTGGGGAAGTAGAAAAAGATTTATTCGGCAACGAAATCAAACCGTTGGAGTCGGTTATCCGCAAACCCATTGTACCATCCGACAAAGAATTACAGGAAAATAATCGTTCCCGGAGCGCGAAATTAAGAGTAGCGCAAAAATTATGA
- a CDS encoding FtsL-like putative cell division protein → MAYNTVKEIPPVKANANTLRPVPVPPPVEVPRQKGTSLFHLLDRYTKVDSIFQDGLPVKYLPYVLYIMGITLFYIGNTHYAEKTIRKIDRTKSETEDLRADYTTLKSDYMEASKQSEVARKVAPAGIIESSSPPYQIEVDGEEY, encoded by the coding sequence ATGGCATATAATACAGTAAAGGAAATACCGCCGGTAAAGGCCAACGCCAATACGCTGCGACCGGTGCCGGTACCACCCCCGGTAGAAGTGCCCCGCCAAAAAGGCACCAGCTTGTTTCATTTACTGGATCGTTACACGAAAGTAGATAGTATTTTTCAGGATGGGTTACCGGTAAAATACCTGCCTTACGTGCTTTATATCATGGGAATAACCTTGTTTTACATTGGTAACACCCATTACGCCGAAAAAACCATCCGTAAAATCGACCGCACCAAAAGCGAAACCGAAGACTTGCGGGCCGATTATACTACGCTAAAATCCGACTACATGGAAGCCAGTAAGCAAAGCGAAGTGGCGCGCAAAGTAGCACCGGCCGGAATCATCGAAAGTTCATCACCACCTTATCAAATTGAAGTAGATGGGGAAGAATATTAA